A stretch of Podospora bellae-mahoneyi strain CBS 112042 chromosome 5, whole genome shotgun sequence DNA encodes these proteins:
- a CDS encoding hypothetical protein (COG:M; COG:O; COG:T; EggNog:ENOG503NVWT), whose protein sequence is MPQFTATFVPGGYDDYYMPPEVVAPAPQRVMPEVPQNMQNDIQRMELEARESRRESNSTSLNPRGGDAKAFKPFQTSAAGSTTMDVPSFSPFPKVKGENIPPSDEEKEGILWQARNLVLHSNNVSMQVTWARDTLIWVEVAQEAAQREWKREGKGKERPATPKTEHDLRIDAVSIIDYLAQQDHPEANFMKGKWLEFGKFGFRENKREAYSLYKKAAENGYGRAEYRMGMLYENSNDIPNAIKHYTLGVKLKDSASNYRLGMMHLMGQHGHQKDYLQGLEMIQHAADTADEDAPQGAYVYGMLIARELPDITLPESILPCDLTVARQYIEKAAYLSFAKAQLKMGQAYELSQLGCDFNPAYSLHYYGLAARQGQPEAALGVSRWFLFGYEGAFAKNEQLAFKYAQEAAISGLATGEFAMGYYHEIGIHVPKDVREARKWYELAAEHGNKDAKDRLESLSQSKTLTKADHETTTLTRIKSQHGSQRGKRPDRFARQNEVLPTLGETVTPPPGAAHFLYSNSNAFALRNYHQQRLTGIPDRVNFPDPTPRPPAFGVNVDPNNLALRPKSAAPYPLEDNPPPLNARPKSAAPYPEDDMRGPHLNPAAGRLPVGPHADRPGSAFGIRPLSPNGMHSAPPDRGRPMSGQPPNGGWGPQGAPGNYRRPSPGPSTQYPPQQQDGRYGPPGPGIPPAGMPPIGDPTRQRLQKPNPNAPPPLAQGPPPGQYLPAGGKYPPQGSPGLQPGRDYGPPGGGRPNQRPVSDAYGPQGGYDRYGAGPPVAAAGRVPLPNPNLRPDAHRVESMPASGRPVPNNGRPVSSHAHDGGRASAPPGGSAAARPSPGPGTPGSTASGPRPAAGRPPVKTDHPDGKTMGQGPATFEEMGIPQGKNDGDCVVM, encoded by the exons ATGCCACAGTTCACTGCGACTTTCGTTCCAGGCGGGTACGATGACTACTACATGCCGCCAGAGGTCGTTGCGCCTGCCCCTCAACG GGTAATGCCTGAGGTGCCCCAGAACATGCAAAACGACATTCAGCGCATGGAATTAGAAGCTCGCGAATCCCGAAGAGAAAGCAACTCGACATCACTCAATCCCCGTGGCGGCGACGCAAAGGC TTTCAAACCCTTCCAGACCAGCGCCGCCGGCTCCACCACAATGGACGTCCCATCattctccccctttcccaagGTCAAGGGCGAGAACATCCCGCCCAGCgacgaagagaaggagggcatTCTGTGGCAGGCGcgcaacctcgtcctccactCCAACAATGTGTCGATGCAGGTCACCTGGGCCCGCGACACCCTCATCTGGGTCGAGGTCGCCCAGGAGGCCGCGCAGAGGGAATGGAAGcgggaaggaaaggggaaggagaggccCGCGACACCAAAGACGGAACACGACCTGCGAATAGACGCCGTCAGCATCATCGACTACCTCGCCCAGCAGGACCACCCCGAGGCAAACTTTATGAAAGGAAAATGGCTCGAGTTTGGCAAGTTCGGATTCCGAGAGAACAAGCGGGAGGCGTATTCGCTGTACAAGAAGGCGGCCGAAAATGGGTACGGTAGGGCCGAATACCGCATGGGCATGCTGTACGAAAACTCGAATGATATCCCAAACGCCATCAAGCATTACACCCTCGgcgtcaagctcaaggactCGGCCTCCAACTACCGCCTCGGCATGATGCACCTGATGGGACAGCACGGCCATCAAAAGGACTATTTGCAGGGGTTGGAAATGATTCAGCACGCAGCCGACACGGCCGACGAAGACGCCCCTCAGGGTGCATATGTGTATGGCATGCTGATCGCTCGGGAACTACCCGACATCACCCTTCCTGAGAGCATCCTGCCGTGCGACCTGACGGTAGCCCGACAGTACATCGAAAAGGCGGCCTATCTCAGCTTTGCCAAGGCTCAACTGAAGATGGGACAGGCATATGAGTTGAGCCAGCTTGGCTGTGACTTCAACCCTGCCTACTCGCTTCACTATTATGGTCTCGCTGCCCGCCAAGGCCAGCCAGAAGCCGCCCTCGGTGTCAGTCGCTGGTTCCTCTTTGGTTACGAAGGCGCCTTTGCCAAGAACGAGCAGCTGGCTTTTAAGTATGCACAGGAAGCGGCTATCTCTGGACTGGCAACGGGCGAGTTCGCCATGGGTTACTACCACGAAATCGGCATACACGTTCCCAAGGACGTTAGAGAAGCCAGGAAGTGGTACGAGCTCGCAGCCGAGCATGGCAACAAGGACGCCAAGGACAGACTCGAGTCACTGAGCCAGTCTAAGACACTGACCAAGGCTGACCacgaaacaacaacactcaCTCGAATCAAGTCCCAACATGGCTCTCAGCGCGGCAAACGGCCAGACAGATTTGCAAGACAGAACGAGGTCTTGCCTACACTTGGGGAGACGGTGACACCCCCGCCTGGTGCGGCCCATTTTCTTTACTCTAATTCTAATGCTTTTGCTCTCCGCAACTATCACCAGCAGCGACTAACAGGAATACCAGACCGAGTCAACTTCCCAGACCCTACCCCTCGACCTCCTGCTTTTGGGGTAAATGTAGACCCGAACAACCTTGCGCTGCGCCCCAAGAGTGCAGCGCCGTATCCCCTCGAGGACAACCCGCCACCGTTGAATGCTAGGCCAAAGTCAGCGGCGCCCTATCCCGAGGATGATATGCGTGGTCCTCATTTGAACCCAGCGGCTGGTCGTCTCCCTGTTGGACCGCATGCGGACCGTCCCGGATCTGCTTTCGGTATCCGTCCTTTATCGCCAAACGGCATGCACAGTGCTCCTCCTGATCGCGGTCGTCCCATGTCTGGACAGCCTCCTAACGGCGGCTGGGGTCCCCAAGGTGCTCCCGGTAACTATAGACGCCCTAGTCCGGGTCCTAGTACACAGTATCCacctcagcagcaagacggACGGTATGGGCCTCCGGGGCCTGGCATTCCTCCCGCTGGGATGCCACCTATCGGCGATCCGACGAGGCAACGGCTCCAGAAGCCGAACCCGAATgctccacccccccttgcTCAAGGACCTCCTCCGGGTCAGTATCTCCCTGCAGGTGGCAAGTACCCACCCCAGGGCAGTCCCGGGCTGCAGCCGGGGCGAGACTATGGTCCGCCTGGTGGTGGGCGTCCCAACCAACGCCCTGTCAGTGACGCTTACGGACCTCAAGGCGGGTACGATCGTTATGGGGCTGGACCCccagttgctgctgctgggagggTACCATTGCCAAACCCGAATCTGCGACCAGACGCGCACAGAGTGGAGAGCATGCCTGCAAGCGGGAGACCAGTTCCCAATAACGGTAGGCCGGTGTCATCGCATGCTCATGACGGCGGGCGTGCTAGTGCGCCCCCTGGTGGTTCAGCGGCGGCCAGACCAAGTCCGGGGCCGGGAACTCCGGGTTCGACTGCTTCTGGACCGAGACCTGCCGCCGGGAGACCACCTGTTAAGACCGATCATCCCGATGGAAAGACGATGGGTCAGGGGCCCGCGACATTTGAAGAGATGGGCATTCCGCAGGGGAAGAATGATGGTGACTGT GTTGTGATGTAA
- a CDS encoding hypothetical protein (COG:S; EggNog:ENOG503P4TU) codes for MLLCYALPIATPSFKGSKAAPLLNGQATEVGHDRFPNIHHRKLGFKATATFTHSDHLGPQYSIQGPPPDFGRFRASYKLDYHCCTMSGASSFCAICGGPFGDIVFSPPHPDDQPGSDDENDNWNGSTTQSDVAWSGPEDDSDDDDDQSQNQDSINTDGNSHTSEHAAIEVSDDMEEDEATHPEDEENFSESGESNQEEADIGFDDMAPSEGSIQSEDEEALEFNEFRFDDIHWSEDPGTGYDRKILRPRHAHWIMTVYALGCNVEAPGPSKCYLSGRGVADWHLGTVTFTPGPIRLRDPNYPRTRGRRRPRLDVVTYIDSTFRDSINWVYPVHMPCLKILCQVLTGQPDPYGSSKLDKDALFFAMNKLSDWAGGALNITYFKDRPLIPEYWESLPGNEYIHANPFSTDCPHRDKVLALVSNAIKTSQDSKYLLDDLTHKVKSDRFNILPYDLIHIISCLLPDRDLFSLCCASYIVHKNLEENENFWRYRLVKISMPWFDEALEVLSSPGNEDVLQAKYWKGLLRTLQKLLGSKKLGKQGPLMSVYNRRRIWACCQRIAKEYFEKVRELRERGVEAVVEDIEK; via the exons ATGCTTCTGTGTTATGCCTTGCCAATCGCCACTCCCTCTTTCAAAGGCAGCAAAGCAGCCCCTCTGCTCAATGGGCAGGCAACAGAGGTGGGGCACGACAGGTTTcccaacatccaccaccgaAAGCTCGGGTTCAAAGCAACAGCCACTTTCACTCACTCTGATCATTTAGGACCCCAATATTCTATTCAAGGGCCGCCACCTGACTTTGGACGCTTCCGAGCATCATACAAGCTCGACTATCATTGCTGCACCATGAGCGGTGCCTCTTCCTTCTGCGCCATCTGTGGGGGCCCGTTTGGGGACATTGTCTTCAGCCCACCCCATCCAGATGACCAGCCCGGGTCAGACGACGAGAATGATAACTGGAACGGATCAACAACCCAGTCAGACGTTGCTTGGAGCGGCCCCGAGGATGActctgacgacgacgacgaccagTCCCAAAATCAAGATTCGATTAATACCGACGGCAACTCACACACGAGTGAGCATGCGGCCATTGAGGTCTCTGACGatatggaggaggacgaggccaCCCACCCCGAAGATGAGGAGAATTTCTCCGAGTCTGGTGAAAGCAATCAGGAAGAAGCCGACATTGGTTTCGACGATATGGCCCCAAGTGAGGGCTCGATCCAGagtgaagatgaggaagcGCTTGAGTTTAACGAGTTTCGTTTTGATGACATTCACTGGTCCGAAGACCCAGGAACCGGATATGATCGAAAGATCTTGAGGCCTCGCCATGCTCACTGGATCATGACTGTATATGCCCTAGGTTGCAACGTGGAGGCACCGGGTCCATCCAA ATGCTATTTATCTGGCCGGGGCGTGGCCGATTGGCACCTGGGCACGGTAACGTTCACACCAGGACCGATCCGTCTCCGTGACCCCAACTATCCACGTACCCGGGGCCGCCGTCGACCTCGTCTAGATGTTGTCACCTATATTGACTCTACGTTTAGAGACTCGATAAATTGGGTGTATCCAGTACACATGCCCTGTCTCAAAATTCTTTGCCAGGTCCTGACCGGCCAACCCGACCCCTACGGAAGTTCAAAGCTGGACAAGGATGCATTATTCTTTGCCATGAACAAGTTGTCCGACTGGGCAGGGGGAGCGCTGAATATCACGTATTTTAAAGACCGGCCACTGATTCCAGAGTACTGGGAATCTCTACCGGGGAACGAGTACATCCACGCCAATCCTTTCTCCACGGACTGTCCCCATCGCGATAAGGTTTTGGCTCTTGTTTCAAACGCCATCAAGACCTCCCAAGACAGCAAGTATCTCTTGGACGACCTCACCCACAAGGTGAAATCCGACCGCTTCAACATCCTACCTTACGATTTGATCCACATAATTTCATGCTTGCTGCCTGACCGGGATTTGTTCTCGCTTTGTTGTGCGTCTTACATCGTCCACAAGAACCTTGAGGAGAATGAGAACTTTTGGCGTTATCGTCTGGTGAAGATATCGATGCCTTGGTTTGATGAGGCCTTGGAAGTCTTGTCGTCCCCTGGCAATGAGGATGTGTTGCAAGCTAAATATTGGAAGGGGCTTTTACGTACCCTGCAGAAGCTGCTTGGCTCTAAGAAATTGGGCAAGCAAGGGCCGCTAATGAGCGTGTATAATCGAAGGAGGATCTGGGCGTGTTGCCAGCGCATTGCGAAGGAGTACTttgagaaggtgagggaactgagagaaaggggggttgaggcggtggttgaggatATTGAGAAGTAG
- the RPN12 gene encoding regulatory particle non-ATPase (BUSCO:EOG09263XN3; EggNog:ENOG503NXSX; COG:O), which yields MADRQLTTLLTQLRTPSLPFPQSTTLLSKAKLLLLQLSALTPSPTVPPANLTLAREVYELGALHSLRAKNPDSFTRYVSQLQPFYELPPSAFSSPSQNQNKVTALWLLFLLTQGRYTEFHSDLEGLSTRGSVAEVENDKFLGYPIKLERWLMEGAYDRVWKAMKKGEVPSEEFGVLCEVLTPQIRREIASSSERAYPSLPFLSAQSLLFLDSEGAVVDFAHSRGWVIKDRTIYFPTAADLNADEEGEQEQEKEVGQMVIENTLGYARQLETIV from the exons atgGCCGACCGCCaactcaccaccctcctcacccaactccgcaccccctccctccccttcccccaatccaccaccctactCTCAAAagccaaactcctcctcctccagctctcagccctaaccccctcccccaccgtccccCCCGCCAACCTAACCCTCGCCCGCGAGGTCTACGAGCTCGGcgccctccactccctccgCGCCAAAAACCCCGACTCCTTCACCCGCTACGTCTCCCAGCTCCAGCCCTTCTACGAGCTCCCCCCTTCtgctttctcctccccctcccaaaaccaaaacaaagTCACCGCCCTctggctcctcttcctcctaaCCCAAGGCCGCTACACCGAGTTCCACTCCGACCTCGAAGGCCTCTCAACCCGCGGTTCTGTCGCAGAAGTGGAAAACGACAAGTTTTTGGGATACCCCATCAAGCTGGAGAGGTGGCTCATGGAGGGGGCGTATGACCGGGTCTGGAAGGcgatgaagaagggggaggttcCGAGTGAGGAGTTTGGGGTCTTGTGCGAG gTATTGACCCCCCAAATCCGCCGAGAAATCGCCTCATCCTCCGAGCGCGCCTACCcgtccctccccttcctctcagCCCagtccctcctcttcctcgactCGGAAGGCGCCGTCGTCGACTTTGCCCACAGCCGCGGTTGGGTCATCAAGGATAGGACTATTTActtccccaccgccgccgatctcaacgccgacgaggaaggggagcaggagcaggagaaggaggttggcCAGATGGTGATTGAAAACACGCTGGGGTACGCCAGGCAGTTGGAGACAATTGTGTAA
- a CDS encoding hypothetical protein (EggNog:ENOG503P1GE; COG:Q), which produces MPNVIITGATPGIGLAITHYLASSSSTTPAKIAMLDINSSVGPLLVTSLSTQYPDTEFFFHACDVSSWEAQASVFSSLYDGEFGGRVDVVVANAGVSKRGFTSLLLSRTSHPPKKPDMRCLEVNLSVVVYSIRLTIYYMDQKPSEEGDRGLILCTASNAGLYPLPTAPLYAASKFGVVGLICALAPAVLETNIAPRKLYDGMVITPMETLTKAVDRFVKGGKEVNGQVVEVHGGDITVREAHAFVDADTERNFVRFRGLGWA; this is translated from the exons ATGCCAAACGTGATTATCACCGGCGCCACCCCTGGCATAGGCCTGGCAATAACGCACTACCTtgcctcgtcctcctccaccactccaGCAAAGATTGCAATGCTAGATATCAACTCCTCGGTTGGCCCGTTACTCGTTACTTCCCTGTCGACGCAGTACCCAGACACAGAATTCTTTTTCCACGCCTGCGATGTCTCCAGCTGGGAGGCACAGGCATCAGTGTTTTCGTCCCTTTACGACGGTGAGTTTGGGGGTAGGGTCGACGTCGTGGTTGCGAACGCAGGCGTTTCAAAACGGGGGTTCAccagcttgttgttgagcagGACG TCGCACCCTCCGAAAAAGCCGGATATGAGGTGTTTGGAGGTCAACTTGTCGGTTGTGGTGTACT CGATCAGACTCACGATCTATTACATGGACCAAAAACCATCAGAAGAGGGAGATCGGGGGTTGATACTCTGCACAGCAAGCAACGCAGGCCtctaccccctccccaccgcacCCCTCTACGCAGCGTCCAAATTCGGGGTCGTCGGCCTG ATTTGTGCGCTCGCGCCGGCGGTGttag AAACAAATATCGCGCCTAGGAAACTATACGACGGTATGGTCATCACACCGATGGAAACGCTCACCAAAGCGGTAGACAGGTTCGTcaagggtgggaaggaggtcaatgggcaggtggtggaggttcaCGGGGGTGATATCACTGTCAGGGAGGCGCACGCGTTTGTGGATGCGGATACGGAGAGGAATTTTGTGAGGTttagggggttggggtgggcgTAG
- a CDS encoding hypothetical protein (COG:U; BUSCO:EOG0926074Y; EggNog:ENOG503NW3Q), whose amino-acid sequence MQSASGMLTKFESKSSRAKGIAFHPKRPWILVSLHSSTIQLWDYRMGTLIDRFEEHDGPVRGVDFHKTQPLFVSGGDDYKIKVWSYQTRRCLFTLNGHLDYIRTVFFHNELPWIVSASDDQTIRIWNWQNRSLLCTMTGHNHYVMCAQFHPKDADLVVSASLDQTVRVWDISGLRKKHSAPASIYESQMNQANQQQADMFGNTDAVVKFVLEGHDRGVNWVSFHPTMPLIVSAGDDRLIKLWRMSETKAWEVDTCRGHFQNASGCLFHPHQDLILSAGEDKTIRVWDLNKRTAVHTFKRENDRFWVIAAHPEINLFAAGHDNGVMVFKLERERPASAVYQNQLFYITKEKHVKSYDLQKNVESPTLLSLKKLGSPWVPPRTLSYNPAERSVLVTSPADGGSYELINLPRDGTGAIEPTESKRGSGNSAIFVARNRFAVLNTAAQTIDIKDLQNNVTRSFKPPLGTSDIYFGGTGNLLIITPTAVHLYDVQQKKTTAELAVNGVKYVVWSNDGLYAALLSKHNVTIVTKTLEQVSTLHETIRIKSATWDDAGVLLYSTLNHVKYTLLNGDNGIVRTLDQTVYLVRVKGRNVYCLDRAAKPRILQIDPTEYRFKLALVKRNYEEMLHIIQNSSLVGQSIISYLQKKGYPEIALQFVQDPTTRFELAIECGNLEVAVEMAKQLDRPKLWTRLSAEALAHGNHSIVEMCYQKLKQFDKLSFLYLTTGDEAKLTRMAKIAEHRGDFGSRFQNALYLGEVEDRIQMFKEIDLYPLAYATAKAHGLEEECQSILEAAGLTEDELNLPTFGEPLTPPKPVVPTCKANWPTKATSQSFFEKALLGQMEGLSLEDESAAVNGVDAEAEEDGAKRDLLGDADEEEDAGGWDMGDDVVPEIEEGMADVNIAEAGGAGSSEADLWARNSPLAVDHAAGGSFESAMQLLNRQVGAVNFAPLKSRFLEVYQASKTYLPASAGLPPLVNYVRRTVEEADLRKVLPVIPRDLEYLAEHDLHRGYKCMKTNKLEEGVTIFKNILHSLLVNAVGSEDEVAEAKKVITAAAEYTLAMSIELERRSLGTPETILTNPELLKRNLELAAYFTIPKIEVAHRQLALSNAMTQSMRSKNYSSALSFANRIISNGDAGGALAKLLEAARRNKATCERNPHDAVEIEFDQFAEFEICAASYTPIYSGTSYEECAFDGSKYHTKYKGTVCKVCEVCEVGKHGSGLKLFA is encoded by the exons ATGCAGTCCGCTTCGGGCATGCTCACAAAG TTCGAGTCCAAGTCGTCGCGCGCAAAGGGAATCGCATTCCATCCCAAACG ACCATGGATCCTCGTCTCGCTTCACTCCTCGACCATTCAGCTTTGGGACTACCGTATGGGCACACTGATTGATCGATTCGAAGAGCACGATGGCCCCGTCCGCGGTGTCGACTTCCACAAGACGCAG CCCCTGTTCGTCTCGGGTGGTGACGACTACAAGATCAAGGTCTGGTCTTACCAGACCAGGAGGTGTCTGTTCACCCTGAACGGTCACTTAGACTACATTCGAACCGTCTTCTTCCACAACGAGCTCCCTTGGATTGTCAGCGCCTCTGACGATCAGACGATTCGGATATGGAACTGGCAGAACCGCTCCCTGC TTTGCACCATGACGGGCCACAACCACTATGTCATGTGTGCCCAATTCCACCCCAAGGATGCCGACCTCGTCGTGTCCGCCTCGCTCGATCAGACTGTTCGTGTTTGGGATA TCTCCGGCTTGCGCAAGAAACACTCCGCCCCTGCGTCCATCTACGAAAGTCAAATGAACCAggccaaccaacaacaagccgATATGTTTGGAAACACCGATGCCGTCGTCAAGTTCGTTCTCGAGGGTCACGATAGAGGCGTTAACTGGGTCTCGTTCCACCCTACCATGCCCCTGATAGTGTCGGCGGGCGACGATCGTCTCATCAAGTTGTGGCGCATGAGCGAAACCAAGGCGTGGGAGGTCGATACTTGCCGCGGGCATTTCCAGAACGCCAGTGGGTGCTTGTTCCACCCTCACCAGGACCTCATTCTTTCGGCCGGCGAGGATAAGACGATTCGTGTTTGGGATCTGAACAAGCGTACGGCGGTACACACGTTCAAGAGAGAAAACGACAGATTCTGGGTCATCGCCGCGCATCCTGAGATCAACCTTTTCGCTGCTGGACACGATAATGGTGTAATGGTATTCAAGTTGGAGCGCGAGCGACCTGCGTCGGCTGTTTACCAAAACCAGCTCTTCTATATCACCAAGGAGAAGCATGTCAAGTCTTACGACCTGCAAAAGAACGTCGAGTCCCCAACTCTGCTATCTCTCAAGAAGCTGGGCAGCCCCTGGGTTCCCCCAAGGACGCTGTCTTACAACCCTGCTGAGCGTTCGGTTCTTGTCACATCCCCAGCGGACGGCGGCTCTTATGAGCTCATCAACCTTCCCCGTGATGGTACCGGCGCCATTGAGCCAACCGAGTCCAAGCGGGGCTCTGGTAACTCGGCCATCTTTGTTGCCCGCAACCGCTTTGCCGTCTTGAACACCGCTGCCCAAACCATCGATATCAAGGACCTTCAGAACAACGTTACCCGGTCCTTCAAGCCCCCTCTTGGCACTAGCGACATCTACTTCGGTGGCACGGGTaaccttctcatcatcacccccacgGCAGTACACCTTTACGATGttcagcagaagaagaccacTGCCGAGCTCGCCGTAAATGGTGTCAAGTACGTCGTCTGGTCCAACGATGGCCTCTATGCCGCTCTCCTCAGCAAGCACAATGTCACCATTGTGACCAAGACCCTTGAGCAGGTCAGCACGCTCCACGAAACGATCCGCATCAAGAGCGCCACCTGGGACGACGCCGGCGTCTTGTTGTATTCCACCCTTAACCACGTGAAGTACACGCTGTTGAACGGCGACAATGGTATCGTGCGCACTCTTGATCAGACTGTCTATCTTGTGAGGGTCAAGGGCCGTAACGTCTACTGCTTGGATCGTGCTGCGAAGCCCAGAATCCTCCAGATTGACCCTACCGAGTACCGCTTCAAGCTTGCCCTTGTCAAGAGAAACTACGAGGAGATGCTGCACATCATTCAGAACTCCAGCTTGGTCGGTCAATCCATTATTTCGTACCTGCAAAAGAAGGGCTACCCAGAGATTGCCCTTCAGTTCGTGCAAGACCCCACCACCCGCTTCGAGCTTGCGATTGAGTGCGGAAACCTTGAGGTGGCTGTTGAGATGGCCAAGCAGCTGGACAGGCCAAAATTGTGGACGAGATTGAGCGCCGAGGCCCTTGCTCACGGGAACCACTCCATTGTTGAGATGTGCTATCAGAAGCTCAAGCAGTTCGACAAGCTCTCCTTCCTATATCTCACAACCGGTGACGAGGCCAAGCTGACTAGGATGGCCAAGATTGCTGAGCACCGCGGAGACTTTGGCTCTAGATTCCAAAACGCCCTGTATCtcggtgaggttgaggacaGAATCCAGATGTTCAAGGAGATCGATCTCTATCCTCTGGCCTACGCTACAGCCAAGGCCCAcggtctggaggaggagtgccAGTCGATCTTGGAGGCTGCCGGTCTCACAGAAGACgagctcaacctccccaccttTGGCGAACCTCTCACGCCTCCCAAGCCCGTTGTTCCTACATGCAAGGCCAACTGGCCAACAAAGGCCACATCGCAATCCTTCTTCGAGAAGGCGCTGCTTGGCCAGATGGAGGGTCTTTCATTAGAAGACGAGTCAGCGGCGGTCAATGGTGTTGACGCcgaagctgaggaggatggtgctAAGCGCGACCTCCTTGGAGAcgccgatgaggaggaggatgctggCGGCTGGGACATGGGTGATGACGTTGTGCCAGAGATTGAGGAGGGCATGGCCGATGTCAACATCGCTGAGGCCGGTGGTGCTGGCAGCAGCGAGGCTGATCTCTGGGCTCGCAACTCACCTCTGGCTGTTGACCATGCTGCCGGTGGCTCGTTTGAGTCTGCGATGCAACTGCTCAACCGTCAGGTTGGTGCTGTCAACTTTGCTCCTCTCAAGTCCCGGTTCTTGGAAGTATACCAGGCTTCCAAGACATATCTCCCTGCGTCGGCCGGCCTTCCCCCATTGGTCAATTATGTTCGCCGCACGGTAGAGGAGGCTGATCTTAGAAAGGTGCTTCCCGTTATCCCCAGGGATCTGGAGTACCTTGCCGAGCATGATCTTCACCGCGGTTACAAGTGCATGAAGACCAacaagctggaagagggTGTGACTATCTTCAAGAACATCCTGCACTCGCTGCTTGTCAACGCGGTTGGTtcggaggacgaggttgcggaggccaagaaggtcattactgctgctgccgagtACACCCTCGCCATGTCGATTGAGCTTGAGCGCAGGTCTCTTGGCACACCTGAGACCATCCTAACCAACCCCGAGCTCCTGAAGCGGAACTTGGAGCTTGCCGCTTACTTTACCATTCCCAAGATTGAGGTGGCTCATCGCCAGTTGGCTCTGTCTAATGCCATGACTCAGTCGATGCGCAGCAAGAACTACAGCAGCGCGTTGAGCTTTGCTAACAGGATAATCTCCAACGGTGATGCTGGCGGCGCTTTGGCCAAGCTTTTGGAAGCT GCCCGGAGAAACAAGGCCACCTGCGAGCGCAACCCCCACGACGCGGTGGAGATTGAGTTTGATCAATTTGCCGAGTTTGAGATTTGCGCGGCGAGCTACACGCCCATCTACAGCGGCACCTCGTATGAGGAGTGCGCGTTTGACGGGTCCAAGTACCACACCAAGTACAAGGGCACCGTCTGCAAGGTGTGCGAGGTGTGCGAGGTTGGCAAGCACGGCAGCGGTTTGAAGCTTTTTGCTTGA